A region from the Streptosporangium sp. NBC_01756 genome encodes:
- a CDS encoding MFS transporter: MDRGEIVAVQRRTLAVLSLAQITSGAGVAVALALSSLVVGKLSGSVAISGLAGTASVLGAALLALPTARASGRGGRRAGLTLAYGSALLGCLIAVIAITAGSWPLLLAGLVLFGGASAGNLASRYSATDLSAPGHSARHLSWVVWAVTIGSVAGPNLVEPADRLARRAGLVPDSGPFVLSLLTFAIALGILMAGLRPDPLLLARSVAPATSAVFPAAARTGGTLRAAWQVLRTTPAASRALVAIAVSHTAMVSVMSMTPIHLDHNGATYSVIGIVISTHIAGMYALSPVVGWLADRIGRVRVLVLGMVLLLAAAVLAGTAGPHGVAQVSAALALLGVGWSCGLISGSAMLSEAVPLERRPAVQGLSDLLMNICGATGTLVAGAIVGTLSYGALGTVVAVMVTITGGWLALRQT; this comes from the coding sequence ATGGATAGGGGGGAGATCGTCGCCGTTCAGCGGCGGACACTCGCCGTCCTGTCCCTCGCCCAGATCACCAGCGGCGCCGGGGTCGCCGTGGCGCTCGCCCTCAGCTCGCTGGTGGTCGGCAAGCTCTCCGGCTCCGTGGCGATCAGCGGACTGGCCGGAACCGCGAGCGTGCTCGGCGCCGCCCTGCTGGCCCTGCCCACCGCCAGAGCCTCCGGCAGGGGCGGGCGCCGGGCCGGGCTGACCCTGGCCTACGGCTCGGCCCTGCTCGGCTGCCTGATCGCGGTGATCGCCATCACGGCGGGCTCGTGGCCGCTGCTCCTCGCCGGGCTGGTGCTCTTCGGCGGGGCGAGTGCGGGAAACCTGGCCTCCCGTTACTCCGCGACCGACCTGTCCGCCCCGGGGCACTCGGCCCGGCACCTGTCGTGGGTGGTGTGGGCCGTCACCATCGGCTCGGTCGCCGGTCCGAACCTCGTGGAGCCGGCCGACCGGCTCGCCCGCCGGGCCGGGCTCGTCCCGGACTCCGGCCCGTTCGTGCTCTCCCTGCTGACCTTCGCGATCGCGCTGGGCATCCTCATGGCCGGGCTGCGCCCCGACCCGCTGCTGCTGGCCCGTTCGGTCGCTCCCGCGACGTCCGCGGTCTTCCCGGCGGCGGCCCGGACCGGGGGCACGCTGCGCGCCGCCTGGCAGGTCCTGCGCACGACACCGGCCGCGTCACGGGCACTGGTCGCGATCGCGGTCAGCCACACCGCGATGGTGTCGGTCATGTCGATGACGCCCATCCATCTCGACCACAACGGCGCCACCTATTCGGTCATCGGCATCGTGATCAGCACGCACATCGCGGGTATGTACGCCCTCTCCCCGGTGGTCGGCTGGCTGGCCGACCGGATCGGCCGGGTCCGGGTGCTGGTGCTCGGCATGGTCCTGCTGCTGGCGGCCGCGGTCCTCGCCGGTACGGCCGGGCCGCACGGCGTCGCGCAGGTGTCGGCCGCCCTGGCCCTGCTGGGCGTCGGCTGGTCGTGCGGCCTGATCTCCGGCTCGGCGATGCTCAGCGAGGCCGTGCCGCTGGAGCGCCGTCCCGCCGTACAGGGCCTGTCCGACCTGCTGATGAACATCTGCGGCGCGACCGGCACCCTGGTGGCCGGCGCGATCGTGGGCACCCTGTCCTACGGCGCGCTCGGCACGGTGGTGGCCGTCATGGTGACGATCACCGGCGGGTGGCTGGCCCTGCGGCAGACGTGA
- a CDS encoding serine/threonine-protein kinase — MTDHLLGRAPRGSADESPGAATPAAQGRLVGRRYRLVSPVGRGGMGMVWQAHDVLLDRDVAVKELILPHGLDHAGKQVAHRRMLREAHSAARLNHPGIVTVHDVVEEDGRPWIVMELVRAWSLEQAVRQSGPLPVAQAAEIGVRVLDALRHAHAAGILHRDVKPGNVLLTSDRVVLTDFGIAAIEGDMAITQTGQLMGSPAYLPPERLSGGPLTHAADLWSFGATLYAAVEGRPPYEGSDSVAVLGAILTQEHRRPQRAGALVAVIEGLLRKDPADRMTAAQASDLLDRVLRSHGSAPPERGPALPLPPASFPDGPMPAHLMPPPDAPSGPMPSRIIETPSGPVRVPYEPSADAPGGYATPRDALSGPSGTHRTGLPPIPGWPPAEAAGHQRGYAALRSPSADIGRSPAPDAPAGTTGEVVPVPRQSSSGAGMWPLATAAGRSTRDAAQDSRSVTAPSRSEGRRSSRRRARGGDGWMREGRPTPRLLLAGGAVALVVLAALLVLLPGDDPGPAETPAPATSAPAAQASQAPGAVPEGFRTLSGAGVSGAVAKGWTVKTEENGSVTFSAPKGGEQSIVVTEVPVADPVTALHRASKKGLDEYLEVGVAPVRYGRWRAADWEYTYVRPGSVVPMRGLTRYVALDDRTAYQITFAMQDLAWEKSAPLRQAFLDTFAQVG; from the coding sequence ATGACCGATCATTTGCTCGGCAGGGCCCCGAGGGGATCGGCGGACGAGAGCCCCGGCGCGGCCACGCCGGCGGCGCAGGGCAGGCTGGTGGGCAGGCGCTACCGCCTGGTGTCACCGGTCGGCCGGGGCGGCATGGGCATGGTGTGGCAGGCGCACGACGTCCTGCTCGACCGGGACGTCGCGGTCAAGGAGCTGATCCTCCCCCACGGGCTGGACCACGCGGGCAAGCAGGTGGCGCACCGGCGCATGCTGCGTGAGGCCCATTCGGCGGCGCGGCTCAACCACCCCGGGATCGTCACCGTCCACGACGTCGTCGAGGAGGACGGCCGTCCCTGGATCGTGATGGAGCTGGTCCGCGCCTGGTCCCTGGAGCAGGCCGTACGGCAGAGCGGGCCGCTGCCCGTGGCGCAGGCCGCCGAGATCGGCGTCCGGGTGCTCGACGCGCTCCGCCACGCCCACGCCGCCGGAATCCTGCACCGCGACGTCAAACCCGGCAACGTGCTGCTCACCTCCGACCGGGTGGTGCTCACCGACTTCGGCATCGCCGCGATAGAGGGTGACATGGCGATCACCCAGACCGGTCAGCTGATGGGCTCCCCCGCCTATCTCCCGCCGGAGCGGCTGTCCGGCGGGCCGCTCACCCACGCCGCCGACCTCTGGTCCTTCGGCGCCACGCTGTACGCGGCCGTCGAGGGCCGCCCACCGTACGAGGGCTCCGACTCGGTGGCCGTGCTGGGCGCGATCCTCACCCAGGAGCACAGGAGGCCGCAGCGGGCCGGAGCGCTGGTCGCCGTCATCGAGGGCCTGCTCCGCAAGGACCCGGCCGACCGGATGACCGCCGCCCAGGCGTCGGACCTGCTGGACCGGGTGCTGCGCAGCCACGGCTCCGCTCCCCCGGAACGCGGGCCCGCCCTGCCGCTCCCCCCGGCGTCGTTCCCGGACGGTCCCATGCCGGCGCACCTCATGCCCCCGCCGGACGCGCCCTCCGGGCCGATGCCCTCGCGGATCATCGAGACGCCCTCCGGCCCGGTGCGGGTGCCCTACGAGCCCTCGGCCGACGCGCCGGGCGGTTACGCGACGCCGCGCGACGCGCTGTCCGGCCCCTCCGGGACGCACCGCACCGGCCTGCCCCCCATCCCCGGGTGGCCCCCGGCCGAGGCCGCCGGTCACCAGCGCGGCTACGCGGCACTGCGCAGTCCGTCGGCCGACATCGGCCGTTCCCCGGCGCCCGACGCACCGGCCGGTACCACCGGCGAGGTGGTGCCCGTCCCACGGCAGAGCTCCTCCGGAGCCGGGATGTGGCCCCTCGCGACCGCGGCCGGCCGAAGCACCCGCGACGCCGCGCAGGACTCCCGGTCCGTGACGGCGCCCAGCCGGTCGGAAGGTCGCAGGAGCTCCCGCCGGCGGGCCAGGGGAGGCGACGGCTGGATGCGCGAGGGGCGGCCGACACCGCGCCTGCTGCTGGCCGGTGGAGCCGTGGCACTGGTCGTACTGGCCGCGCTGCTCGTCCTGCTCCCCGGCGACGACCCGGGCCCGGCGGAGACCCCGGCCCCGGCGACCTCCGCCCCCGCCGCTCAGGCGTCGCAGGCGCCCGGTGCGGTCCCCGAGGGGTTCAGGACGCTGAGCGGGGCAGGCGTCTCCGGCGCGGTGGCCAAGGGATGGACGGTGAAGACGGAGGAGAACGGTTCGGTCACCTTCTCCGCCCCCAAGGGCGGCGAGCAGAGCATCGTCGTCACCGAGGTTCCGGTGGCCGACCCGGTGACCGCGCTCCACCGGGCGAGCAAGAAGGGGCTGGACGAATACCTCGAGGTCGGGGTGGCGCCGGTCCGGTACGGCAGGTGGCGGGCCGCCGACTGGGAGTACACCTATGTCCGGCCCGGGAGCGTCGTCCCCATGCGCGGGCTGACCCGCTACGTGGCGCTCGACGACCGGACCGCCTACCAGATCACGTTCGCGATGCAGGACCTGGCCTGGGAGAAGAGCGCCCCGCTCCGGCAGGCCTTCCTCGACACCTTCGCCCAGGTCGGCTGA